From one Mycolicibacterium sp. HK-90 genomic stretch:
- a CDS encoding maleylpyruvate isomerase family mycothiol-dependent enzyme produces MNTEDIWRAVDAERRSLLQLLESLAASQWRHASLCDRWQVRDVVAHLALSAHANVGRILVNLLRARGSFDRMVCDTATRHAAESADHQLLEELRGTIGSRFTAIGTTPTDRLMDLLVHGQDIAVPLQLQHEMPTAAAQLALERIWNPRFPFRASQRLAPYRLCAVDTGWAAGTGPLIEGPVSALLLLGTGRHAAALPHLHGEGVAALRRADAESH; encoded by the coding sequence ATGAACACCGAGGACATCTGGCGCGCCGTCGACGCCGAACGCCGCAGCCTCCTGCAACTACTCGAATCACTCGCCGCATCGCAATGGCGCCATGCCAGCCTGTGTGACAGGTGGCAGGTTCGAGACGTCGTGGCCCACCTGGCACTTTCCGCACACGCCAATGTCGGTCGAATTCTGGTCAATCTGTTGCGAGCGCGCGGCAGCTTCGACCGGATGGTCTGCGATACCGCGACCCGCCACGCAGCGGAGAGTGCCGATCATCAGTTGCTCGAAGAGTTGCGCGGCACGATCGGCTCGCGCTTCACCGCGATCGGCACCACACCGACTGATCGGCTGATGGACTTGCTCGTACACGGCCAGGACATCGCGGTACCGCTGCAACTTCAGCACGAAATGCCCACTGCGGCTGCGCAGCTGGCACTGGAGCGGATTTGGAATCCGCGATTCCCGTTCCGGGCCAGCCAGAGGCTGGCCCCCTACCGACTATGTGCTGTCGACACCGGCTGGGCAGCTGGGACCGGGCCCCTCATCGAGGGGCCCGTCTCGGCCTTGCTCCTGCTGGGGACGGGACGTCATGCGGCTGCCCTCCCCCACCTACACGGTGAAGGGGTCGCCGCATTACGCCGAGCAGACGCGGAATCGCATTGA
- the pheT gene encoding phenylalanine--tRNA ligase subunit beta produces the protein MRIPFSWLREAVRAGAPDWDASVEELEQTFIRIGHEVEEIIPVGPVTGPLTIGRVAEIEELTEFKKPIRACKVDVGEPELRDIVCGATNFAVGDLVVVALPGTVLPGDFTIATRKTYGRVSDGMICSASEMNLGVEGAGILVLPAGTAEPGTPAAELLGLDDVVFHLAITPDRGYCLSVRGLAREIACADDLNFVDLADVAPLPAEGEAWPLTVQPGTGVMRFGLRPVTGIDPAAVSPWWMQRRLMLSGIRAISPAVDVTNYVMLELGHPMHAHDSSLITGGFDVRFARDGEKVVTLDDVERTLNSADVLIVDDVATAAIGGVMGAGTTEVRDSTTDVLLEAAVWDPAAVSRTQRRLHLASEAGRRYERSVDPAISVAALDRCATLLAEIAGGTVEPKLTDWRVDGRTDWSQPAVEIPADLPDRTAGVDYAAGTTARRLAQIGAEVTGSDVLTVTPPSWRPDMRQRADLVEEVLRLEGLESIPSVLPTAPAGRGLTAVQKRRRAIGKSLALAGFVEVLPTPFLPAGVFDAWGLAADDARRDTTKVLNPLEADRPALATTLLPGLLEALGRNVSRGAADVALFAIQQVVHPTAATRSVERIPNDRRPTDDEIAGLDASLPLQPQHVAAVLTGLREPAGPWGPGRPVEATDAFEAVRVIGRAAGVEFTFRAAQELPWHPGRCAEVLVGDAVVGHAGQLHPAVVERTGLPKGTCAVELDLDAVPIVEVLPAPSVSPFPAVFQDISVVVGDDVAAAAVVDAVRDGAGELLEDVRLFDVYTGPQIGEGRKSLTLALRFRATDRTLTEDEASAARDAAVAVATERVGAVLRG, from the coding sequence GGGCCTGCAAGGTCGATGTCGGCGAACCCGAGCTGCGCGACATCGTATGCGGAGCAACGAATTTCGCGGTCGGTGACCTGGTCGTGGTGGCACTGCCGGGAACCGTGTTGCCCGGCGATTTCACAATCGCCACCCGCAAGACGTACGGCCGGGTCTCCGACGGCATGATCTGCTCGGCGTCGGAGATGAACCTGGGCGTCGAGGGTGCGGGCATCCTGGTGCTGCCGGCCGGCACCGCCGAACCGGGCACGCCGGCCGCTGAGCTGCTGGGCCTCGACGACGTGGTGTTCCATCTGGCCATCACCCCGGACCGCGGCTACTGCCTGTCGGTCCGTGGACTGGCCCGCGAGATCGCCTGCGCCGACGACCTGAACTTCGTCGACCTCGCCGACGTGGCGCCGCTGCCCGCCGAGGGAGAGGCCTGGCCGCTGACCGTCCAGCCTGGCACCGGGGTAATGCGTTTCGGGCTGCGCCCGGTCACAGGCATCGACCCGGCGGCGGTGTCGCCGTGGTGGATGCAGCGCCGGTTGATGCTCAGCGGCATCCGCGCCATCTCCCCGGCAGTCGACGTGACGAACTACGTCATGCTCGAACTCGGTCATCCGATGCACGCGCATGACAGCAGCCTGATCACCGGCGGCTTCGACGTGCGGTTCGCCCGCGACGGCGAGAAGGTGGTCACCCTCGACGATGTCGAGCGCACCTTGAACTCGGCCGACGTATTGATCGTCGACGATGTCGCGACGGCGGCGATCGGCGGCGTGATGGGCGCCGGTACCACCGAGGTGCGCGATTCCACCACCGATGTGCTGCTGGAAGCCGCGGTGTGGGATCCGGCCGCGGTGTCGCGCACCCAACGTCGACTGCACCTGGCCAGCGAGGCCGGCCGCCGGTACGAGCGATCGGTGGACCCGGCCATTTCGGTTGCCGCACTGGACCGTTGCGCGACCCTGCTGGCTGAGATCGCCGGCGGAACGGTCGAACCGAAGCTCACCGACTGGCGGGTGGACGGGCGCACCGACTGGTCGCAACCGGCCGTCGAGATCCCCGCCGACCTTCCCGACCGCACCGCCGGCGTCGACTACGCCGCGGGCACCACGGCCCGGCGGCTCGCCCAGATCGGTGCTGAAGTCACCGGTTCCGACGTGCTCACCGTCACCCCGCCCAGCTGGCGGCCGGACATGCGTCAGCGGGCCGACCTGGTCGAGGAGGTGCTGCGGCTGGAGGGTCTGGAGTCCATCCCGTCAGTCCTGCCGACCGCGCCGGCCGGCCGCGGCCTGACCGCGGTGCAGAAGCGGCGCCGGGCGATCGGGAAGTCGCTGGCGCTGGCCGGATTCGTCGAGGTCCTGCCCACGCCGTTCCTGCCGGCCGGGGTGTTCGACGCCTGGGGACTGGCCGCCGACGACGCCCGCCGCGACACCACCAAGGTGCTGAACCCGCTGGAGGCCGATCGGCCCGCACTGGCCACCACGCTGTTGCCAGGGTTGCTGGAGGCGTTGGGCCGCAACGTTTCCCGCGGTGCTGCCGATGTGGCGCTGTTCGCGATCCAGCAGGTGGTGCATCCCACCGCAGCGACCCGATCGGTCGAGCGGATCCCGAACGACCGCAGGCCCACCGACGACGAGATCGCGGGCCTGGACGCGTCGTTGCCGCTTCAGCCGCAGCACGTCGCGGCGGTGCTTACCGGGCTGCGTGAGCCGGCCGGGCCGTGGGGGCCGGGTCGTCCGGTGGAGGCCACCGACGCGTTCGAGGCGGTACGGGTGATCGGCCGGGCGGCCGGGGTGGAGTTCACGTTCCGCGCCGCCCAGGAGTTGCCGTGGCACCCGGGGCGATGCGCCGAGGTGCTTGTCGGCGATGCCGTCGTCGGCCACGCCGGTCAGCTGCATCCGGCGGTCGTCGAGCGGACGGGCCTGCCCAAGGGCACGTGTGCCGTCGAACTCGATCTCGACGCGGTGCCGATCGTCGAGGTGCTGCCCGCACCGTCGGTGTCACCGTTCCCCGCGGTGTTCCAGGACATCAGCGTGGTCGTCGGCGACGATGTGGCCGCGGCCGCCGTCGTCGACGCGGTCCGCGACGGGGCCGGTGAACTGCTCGAGGACGTCCGGCTTTTCGACGTGTACACCGGCCCGCAGATCGGGGAGGGGCGCAAATCGCTCACCCTGGCGCTGCGGTTCCGCGCCACCGACCGGACCCTGACCGAGGACGAGGCCAGTGCCGCCCGTGACGCCGCGGTCGCGGTGGCCACGGAGCGCGTCGGCGCCGTCCTGCGCGGCTAG